One part of the Glycine max cultivar Williams 82 chromosome 14, Glycine_max_v4.0, whole genome shotgun sequence genome encodes these proteins:
- the LOC100527128 gene encoding uncharacterized protein LOC100527128 codes for MMAMEGQQPQSSSENGRESEDYGEEGREKGPHPLAQAGTGSFPGGFIGKHRLQAAITNLNNQISILQEELKKVETIGESSTVCKDLISSVESTPDPLLPFTKGSVDAGWDRWFGGAHHSRNHKRWI; via the exons ATGATGGCCATGGAAGGACAACAACCACAATCATCATCAGAAAATGGGAGAGAATCAGAGGATTATGGAGAAGAAGGGAGAGAAAAGGGTCCTCATCCTCTTGCTCAAGCTGGAACTGGCTCTTTCCCTGGAGGCTTCATTGGGAAACATAGGTTGCAAGCAGCCATAACCAACCTCAATAACCAAATTAGTATTTTGCAG GAAGAGTTGAAAAAAGTTGAAACAATTGGTGAATCCTCCACCGTTTGCAAGGA TTTAATTTCAAGCGTTGAATCCACTCCAGATCCTCTCCTTCCATT CACTAAAGGTTCGGTCGATGCGGGTTGGGATCGATGGTTCGGAGGTGCCCACCACTCTCGAAATCACAAACGTTGGatttag